One genomic region from Rosa rugosa chromosome 1, drRosRugo1.1, whole genome shotgun sequence encodes:
- the LOC133734141 gene encoding cell wall / vacuolar inhibitor of fructosidase 2-like, producing the protein MGSSTTSATFSLVILLLLLLQHDHLASADSSLIQKTCKATKYYALCMSSLKSDPTSPTADGKGLAAIIVRIATTNATATSSYLSSQVLSSANDANAKKVLKECADKYGYAGEALQGSLQDLAAESYDYAYMHITAAADYPNACHNAFRRYPALAYPPELARREDALKRICDVVLGILDSLGWD; encoded by the coding sequence ATGGGATCTAGTACTACTTCTGCTACATTCTCCTTGGTTATTCTTCTACTACTACTTCTACAACATGATCATTTGGCGAGCGCAGACTCTAGCTTGATCCAGAAAACCTGCAAAGCCACCAAGTACTATGCCCTTTGCATGTCCTCCCTCAAGTCCGATCCCACCAGCCCAACCGCGGACGGCAAGGGCTTGGCGGCTATTATCGTCAGAATTGCGACCACCAATGCCACTGCAACCTCTTCTTACTTGTCCTCCCAAGTGCTCAGCTCTGCAAACGACGCCAACGCCAAGAAGGTGCTGAAGGAGTGTGCTGACAAGTATGGCTACGCTGGCGAGGCCCTGCAGGGTTCGCTGCAGGACCTGGCGGCGGAGTCTTATGACTACGCTTACATGCACATCACTGCAGCTGCCGACTACCCTAATGCTTGCCACAATGCGTTTAGAAGGTATCCGGCGTTGGCTTATCCACCGGAGCTTGCTAGAAGAGAGGATGCGTTGAAGCGGATTTGTGATGTGGTTTTGGGAATTCTTGATAGTCTTGGTTGGGATTAG